AGCAAGAGTAGGATGTAAGGGAGGaatagcaagaggaagaggaggaggaaaaaggagagtaagggagtgtgtgtcctctccctccatttacgAGTAGATTGCCAGCGATGCAAGTATTCCTAAACCGGCAGTAGCAACCGACCTCTATGCACAgtctccacccacccactcattctCCCACTGATATCCCCTGTCGCAGCAGCCACCCACcatccacgtccctccacccagCTATAGTCCCCACTCATCCGCCCACACTTCCACTCTTGCAAATCCAGTCTGTCTCCACCCACCCAGCGTCACCCACACACGGTAATTCAGTTAGTCGATCGTTCTTGGTCTCTGTCTCCGTCGGTCGGCATCTcacgcccccccccacacacacatatatacacccaccgacacacacacacacacacacacacacacacacacacacacacacacacacacacatatacacacacgctCACGCCTCACACGAATACACGTCACTATAAACACGTCgtatttcgcctcctcctcctcctcctttctctcaattcttcccatcctctcctcctccttcctcccttcctttcgcttgaAAATCGTCCCATGTGACAAAGATGACAACAgcacctttcccttcacctcctcgcctTCGTCCCTGCCCTCACTTTCCTTACATTTATTTAGACTTTTcacggacggacacacacacacacacacacacacacacacacacacacacacaggccctcgGGGGAACAAGGCTGAAGCAGGCATGCCAGGAGGGTACagacgcccgtgtgtgtgtgtgtgtgtgtgtgtgtgtgtgtgtaaacgaaaGGCAGGTAACTCCTATGCACACCCACGTACAAACAAACACCTGCCTTCGTCCACCTGTCCagcttccccccccaaaaaaaaacacacacaaaacaaacactcacctgtgctggaagagaaggaagaggaactggaGGGGGAAAAGtggatggtggaggaagagaaggatgtggaggatgTGTGAGCTCAGCTAGCCGCCAGGCAGTCTCAGTCAGACCGAGTCAGTGTCTGGCTGGACATGGTGCAGAGAGGGTGGCTCACCTCGGCTCTCCCGCCTCGCCTCAGCCTCTCGCGGCCCGCCCTTTGGCGCCCTCAGTGCCAACCCTCGCGCCCCGCAGTGCCGCGACGCCCCTCGGATTCCCTGGTCGTGCGTGCCTCAGGTTTCCACTAAGTCGTGAAGGCAAGGCGAAAGTGAGTGAGAAGAGATACACGGATACTGGGaacgtgcacgtgtgtgtgtgtgtgtgtgtgtgtgtgtgtgtgtgtgtgtgtgtgtgtgtgtgtgtgtgtgtgtgtgtgtgtgtttgttcgtatGTGTATTTCCTCAAGCCACTGTTGCTCCGGGTTTTGTTCTGGCCCGAGTAAGACGAAACaatgaggaagaggcaaggaggaTCGCGCGAAAGAGTAGGaatatataaaattataaatagacaccgaaataaagaggaggacagggaggagggtgcaaagaacgagagaagaggttataaaataaaagacagagatgagcaagaaaaggagtaaatagatacatagctaaagaggaagataggaaggtgaGCAGACAGacactgagggaaggaaaaaggctgACTGAAAGGAGATAAGCAAAAAAGAGGATTAAACAGACACATTCATAAAGAGGACGAtaaggagaaaggtgagaaaaggaatacaagagatagaagaaaagagagactGTGAGGATAAGcaagaaaaatgtgaataaataaatagatgcgTAAATAAttaggaaaatatggaggaaggtgagaagaagatagaaagggagagaaaaaaagactaaaagaagATAAGTAAATACAGTGATCAGGAGTTTTaaagtttcttcttcctcttatcttttcttttgtttccgcctctcctcttgtttcctgcttttaattattttttctttgcattccgcttctccttttctctcttttttttttatttaaacaaattttaaaaaaaggaggctcaaaattacactttttcggtaaaattattctaagagcctgtgtatgggacaaattgaattgtcgaatgttgaaacatacaagcatacaaatacaaaatacgaaaaagtaaagaaaaacgtaaaaacaatatggaataatgtcagtttgtcactttatatttatagtttatagcactagcgcacttgggtgtccctcacgccacctgtgagcagccagcttcacctgctgcatgctcatgttctccacttggggagtggctgccgtgaacatgttccacaggcgtgtggtcctggctgtataagtgcgctggtgctgcctggagtgtgatcgaggcacctccacgagctggtcacaggagagtgtagtccgggtgaacctctgagcagcgcgtagagggagcctcaagctgctgaggtggggaaccccctgcacctgggctttgtgacacaccaccagtgctgagacatcacggcgatgctccagcgatgtcacagtggcagactcctcctccaggtgctcgctggcctccaccagacgcaatgctcgtcgctgcactgcgtcgagcctctgcatgtgggtggcagcactcgccatccagcacagggcaccgtactccagatacggacgtatctgtgccttgaagagagtgaggatgccccgtgggtcgagggatcccgctactcttcgcagggcagagattcgcagggaggcctggcgggcaacagctcggacgtggaggtcgaagcgcaggctttggtccccagtcactcccaggaccttgatgtggtcctggaggggcagactcttgcctccaagacgcagctggcctgagactgctcgagaggcgtctggggaccgtgagatgaccatggcctgcgtcttctccggggcgagggtgacctgccactcctctccccactgctccaccaggctgagctgcctgttgatctcctcgacggcgcgctggctgtcggggcggcagtaggagcgggagagtgtgcagtcatcggcggaggctgacactgccgatagctgccggaggagatcgtcgatatatatgttccacaggactgggccaagcacggaaccctgtggaactgaggcatgcactggtgaaggccttgatgactgcccgttgatcaccacctgaagggtcctcccctggaggtaatccttgagcagcataagtagggcaccctggacacctttggcgcgaagcttctcaatgagccccgcgtgccaaaccctgtcaaaggctccaccaatatccagggctaccacgagtgtgtccaggccttcatccagtgcgtcttgccaatccttggagagaaggaggaggaggaggtccgcggtggaccggccaggcctgaagccaaactgtctatctaagaggagatggctctcaatcagatgctgacagatgactgcagccaccacacgctccagcaccttgcccaccacagaaagcaaggagatgagcctgtagttgctgggctcggacctcgaatttttcttgtggaccggaaccacacgcgcctccttccatagtgaAGCCCACTTGCACTCCAtcaggcaagacgtgaagacggcggagagaggaccTGAAAGCTCCTTGGCACAATTCTTGAGGAGGCGTGGGCTTATGTCATCCGGGCCAACGGCTTTACCTGCGTCCAGCGCGCTGAGCAGCCGCTCAACCTGCCCTGCCGTCACCGACACAGAGGAGATAACACGGTCGGTCTCCTGTGGCAGCACAGGTGCGGGTCGTTCCGGGTcaccaaccttcattttcttggcGAATAGTTCAGCCATGAGCGAGGCTTTGTCTCCACTGCTTGTGGCCGTGGAACCGTCAGGCCTGGTGAGTGGAGGGACGGCATGGGGTTGGTTAGCCCCCTGCCGCTCCTTAACGAGACTCCACCAGGTTTTGTTGCCAACTCCTGGGCCGCAAAGTTTCCGCTGCTGGTCCTCTCTCTGTCGCCTCTTCGCCCACGCGCAGGTAGCAGGCAGCGTTTGCAGGCCTCCCGGTGTTGGACCTTATTTTGGCGTGACGGATGACGCTTGTACCTTTCCCAGGCGGCATGCTTGGCCTCGGCAGCAACCCGGCATCGGAAACCGAACCAAGCGGGGTCACTAGGCCTGGCGAGGTACACCCTGCTGGGGACATATTCTTGCTGGAGGGCAAGGAGCTTGGTGGTGAGAGCCCGTGCCTTGGCCTCGGCGTCCCCATCCAACAGGGTCACCCAGTCCGTGTCCTCCACGGCGTGTCTCATTGACGGCCAGTCGGCCCTCTCCCAAAGCCAGATGGTGCGCGGGACTGCGTCTTCCCTCTCTGTGGTCAGCTCAACCCGAGCCAGTACGGCATAGTGGTCAGAGCTGCCCACTGGCCCCAGCTGCTGGCAGCGGAGGCTGGCCTCGGGGAGGTCCGATAGCACAGGGTCCAGTAGCCCTCCTCGCTCATGTGTGGGGAAGGTTACGTGGTTtaccagaccctgcaccgtcagtaaGTTATCAAAGGCTCCCTGCTCCAGGTGGAAGTTTagatctcccaccaccatcacgtgggaGCACTGGTGACGCAGGAGCAGGGTGTCGAGCTCCTCCGTCAGGCAATCCAGAGGAGCCCGCCTTTGCCTAGGGGGGCGGTacatgacacagaggaggagaccaCTGTTGTCCGTCAGTGCCACCCTGAAAAATAGAGCTTCCGTTCGGTGAGGCAGCGTCACCTCGAGCTTCTGTACATTTAGGCAGTCCTTAAAGCAGGCAGCCACGCCTCCGCCTGCTCtgttctccctgtccttcctcacccAGTGGGAATAACCCTGGATTTTGCCAAACGTTGGCTCCACCTCCTCAGTGAGCCACGTTTCCGTCACAGCAACAACGTCGGCTCGATGGCGCAGGACAAAATTGTGGGTGAGGTCGCCAACATTTGTGCGCATTCCCCTGACATTGGCCGACACGACGGTGAGATGCCGGGTGAGGCGCCCATGCCCTCGCCGCCTCGCGTTGGCTTGGCagggaggtgtggtggtgaggcgagACGTGTTAGTGTCTGCCCTGCCACGAGGGGGCGGGCCAGGTGCGGTGAAGCTCAGGCTGTTGTTGGTAATGTTGCCAGGTGGGTGGCTGCTGGGTGTCCTGAAAGGGCTGCTGAGGGTGGAGAGTTTGCTGCCACCCCAAGCCTTCCGTCAGGACTCTCCTGAGCAGCATTTCCTGGCGATGGTCAGCAGCACGGCCGTAGCACGCCTCGGTTGTGTGGCCGGGGCGGAAGCAGTATCCACACCGGCGTCTGTCCCCTCCTCTGATCTCCCTCGGTGACTTGACGTCCTGTGAGTGAgtcaggtggggtggggggggtcgcgTGCTCGGTGAGGGGACATTATTAtgtctcttcatctctttatctcttatatttttcttctctctctctctctctctctctctctctctcgctctctctctctctctctctctctctctctctctctctctctctcatcgtcctcctctaacACTCTCTGAagcctcttcctccatttttctcttctaattttatcttccttcccagaCTTCTTGTGTCGACTTTTTTCACCCTTTCTCGTTCTCtgacctcattatttttttttctttcggtgTATATTACTACTCTCATTATGCCTttgtatctgtccgtctgtctctgtctgtctgtctctttctgttagtctgtctgtatCCATTCTCTGAcctgttttatcttcttttcttccttcttctgtctgtctgtctctatcaagtgtaaagaaagggagatactGAAATAAggctaaaggaaaataaaggagaaaacaaaaacaacatgtggccaagaacaacaacaacaaagcgtGCGAAATCGTCTCACCAGGTGGCGCATATGTCCCTAAAACTCGCACTAAAACAACATGACCCCCACTTCGAAaccccgcaaccaccaccaccgcttccaGCGTCCCCTCCACCTGTAATCTACCtgggcctccacctcctccaccttcacttccacctccaccttcaactcctcatcgtcgtcgtcctcgtcctcgcatCCTCCACCaacggtaagagagagagagagagagagagagagagagagagagagagagagagagagagagagagagagagagagagagagagagagagagagagagagagagagagagagagagagagagagagagagagagagagagagagagagagagaatagattacATTATTAGTGTTTTGAGGAAATGCTCAACTAATATTACCTTCACCTTATCATAACAAAgttggcagaaaaaaaaaacttagacgtGTATATATAGGCTCTTATGctaaaggaaacacacacacacacacacacacacacacacacacacacacacacacacacacacacacacacactgtaatctTGGTCCGGGACCCAAATGGTAAAGGAGATTCaattacattttattttctttgcttaGAATGTCGAAtcagaggaataaaaaggaggataCGTGAAtgctaaataaagaaagaaattgtTTGGTTATTAATGCCCGCGGCCCGCGCATCTCTCCAAAGAAAACTCATTCAATATTCTGCATAATTTCAATGTGATTTGTTGtgcgttcattttcctgtttcactttttatttttaactgtATTTATAGGAAGAATTTTGATACTCTTCTCCCTCGTGcttacttcctcatcttccttctcccatctctcctttttcctattttctctttttactctgcCAGCTATCTTAATTTTTGGtctttcattttattaattttattcctgtatctcccttcctcctccagctctatttttgtctttcctttcctccatatgaCCTTGCTTTCCCTggctttcattatattttcctgtctttctcctgcctccttccatCTTCGTGCGGGTGGCGACCAGTTTTCAACTCCGCCGTCTGAAAGGATACGCAGAAAGTCCCGCGTCCGCGTTATAAGCGCGGACGCGGGCCTCGCCCGCAAGTGTGAAAGAGGTCTAATTAACTAAAGGAAAGAATGATGCCAAATTATCCAGTAATGGAATGACTCTGATTTTacagattattattatcattattattattattattattattattattattattattattattattattattattattattattattattattatcactattattacagctactactactactactactactactactactactactactacttctattcatATGTCATCGTTAATACTATAAAAGAAACCTGATTACAATTCATATTTTCTATTTTAAGTATTACTGAATGGTCGtccttccacttcccctcctttAAAATATGCATATCATTTGGCTTGATCATCTTTAGCTTATTCTCTTCAGGTATTATTACGACATTTGATATTAAGTcactaaggaaggaagaaaagaagggagggagaaagggaagaaggaagaaagggcgtTGCAAGTGTTGAATGATATCGTGAATCTTAAATGCTTATTTGTGTTGcgtcatatatataaaaaaaaggaaggaaggtagaaatgtGGGTAGGGAGGAACAAGATAGGAAAATACGGATAAATGAATGGcaggatggatgaatggaacgaataaagaaaaggaatataggaaaaaagaaaataaaggaaaaaaatataaaaggaaggaacctagagtggaaaggaaatgataaggaaatatggaaagagaaatataaaagatgaaaagaaaagagggaaaagacaatgaaaagaaaaaaatgaaggaaggctcaaataaaacaagaaaaatgtgaATATACAAAACGAACTACACCAAAAAATAACTTTcaaacaaataaagagagaaaataaaagaagaacaaattgtagaaaaaaagaaaattaaaaaaaaaacaatatcagtATAACAAACATCAGTAACATACAATacaaacaaaacgaaaaagaCAATACAGAATCAATGCGACACATTATAACAAACCAAAATTCGATACACACATAAAAAGTACGATACACActtcaaaagaaaaaaataatgaacaccACAACAAatgcaaacaaaaaaaataatatcgatAAAGACAACGACATATGACCACACAAAATAGAACAACACGCtacacacagcaacacaaaaaTACATCGTCAACAATCACATAACATTACCAGGTGGAAAGCaagcctctctcttctctctctctctctctctctctctctctctctctctctctctctctctctctctctctgcgcgcaCCAATAAGTTCCACACCACGATATTGCttacgtttccttcctcttttgtttccttattttctttcgctTCTTAGCGTTGTGGACGAAGAGaggcgggggaagggggaggaagaggaggagaagggggggaggtgagagagaggtgcaaaagaaggggagggatatgAATGTAAGAAACAAAAAAGTAATACAACGactgtggggaggagagagagagagagagagagagagagagagagagagagagagagagagagagagagagagagagagagagagagagagagagagagagagagagagagaaggggatgggagaaaggaaggaaggaagaaaggagggatgaaaggaacgaaggaaggaaggaaggaaggaaggaaagaagggagggaggaaagaatggtatgaaggatgaaagaatggatggaTTAATGAATGGAAGGTATGATGagcaggaagaaataaaggaaggaaagaaagagaagagaaggaagatagagaggttgaagagagaagaaagggaaaagacaaAAATGGAAGAGGGATATTTGGGTAATGCGAGAGGcaaaaaaggagaagacaaaaggaagaaagggggaagaatggtcgagaggatgaagaggaggagaaagggaattagaaaagaaaggtagaagacAATTATAGAAggctggaagaaaaggaggagaaagaaattgtAAAAGGGAGGATTGACCAAACAGACGAAGTAAAGAGATGATAAATTAGGAGAAAGTAGGAtagtaggaagaaaaaagagtaggagagaaaaaaaaacattatatgaaaggcaaagaagaatggacataaaaataaaatgatggaGCAAGGGACGTCTaacaatgggaagagaaagaagaaaaaagaagaaaagaaacaaggaaattaaaaacatggagagaaaggaggaaaaaaaactgcTGATAGGAAGGTATAACGACGAAAgacaaaaacagaaggaaataaaagaaaaaaaatagaaaggaagaagtgtattAATAAGGGAAGGGTTAGTTTTTATAAGTTCCTccgtcttttttgtctttccttctctctttccttccttcctcctcctcctatcttttctGTTTCCATGTTGTTTTCTTCTTACTTGTTTTGTGGAGATGATGAACGggttaacgaggaggaggaggaggaggaaatttaaaATGTCTTCATAATcctaattccctttcctttccctctacctttctcttctccttccttccttccttgagagagagagagagagagagagagagagagagagagagagagagagagagagagagagagagagagagagagagagagagagagagagagagactaggtcacctctgatttttttcctcctccccctccagttttcctcctcctcctcaagcaatATACACAACAGGTCTACTCATAACACAACTTGGTCTCAATTTGTTTATCTTtcacaatgctctctctctctctctctctctctctctctctctctctctaaggcggAGGTCAGGTGTCTTGAGAGCCGCCCCGCCATTGGGTGTCGCCGTCCAGTGTCCGCCAATCAGCCAACAGgaggcgacaacaacaacaacaaggggtcaaagggggggggggggggcgagtggacggttccctcacttccctttaccttccgttgtgtcccttccctttccttttcctgcacttcctctttgcttctctgcTTTTCACTTTCTATCGCGTACTGTTCCTACTTCtcattcgtttttccttccccttccttccttttcttctcctcagtTATCTGCCTCATCACTTCTTTACTGCTATCCTTTCTGCCAATGTCTTTCCCTTAacattcttctactttcttcccatTTAATTTCTGTTCATCTTCCCTAACCACCGCCCACCTCtagctcctcccttttccccttacttttcttccccttcgcctctccccttctccatcacttcccttccctcacctcccttcccttcacccccctccccccctaaccACGCCGTCCAATTACTGACATCAATGAAACAGATGAATAAtgaagacaaaacaacaacaacaaggaaagaaagtttaaacaaataaagaaaaaaaaatacactatcAATATATTATACCGATTAACTCTGCAAGctattttttccttcacattttctcttttatttttttctcagcgATTAAGCGATTACGTGAAATTACCGAATCAACTCTTGCTTATTCGATCGCTTGTTTGGTGCGGCTGTTGAGACAATGATCCGATTGGCTAAgccggggggaggaaggggggaggggcaggagaggaaaaaggggaaggaagaggaggaggtggtagggagaggaggaggtggtagggagaggaggaggtagtaggaagaggaagaggaaggagaacaggaggaaggcgtagggagaggaagagggaggagaggaggaggaagcgaagggaagaggaaaatggaaggagggaaggaaaaaatggggggCGAAAAGGGGAGGAGGCAGTGACgtcagaagagaaggaggagggatgatacAAAAGTGccgggtaagggaggggaaagaagaaaatggacagTTCGGAGAGCTAACAGTATGGGAATAGCAGAGTTTAAAGTAAAAGAAGACGGGAATTgatggtaagaggaggaagaggggaagggaaagtagctggagagagaaatggggaggggagggttatGGGGAAAagcatgggaaggggaggagagggacgatgtatgtgtgtgtgtgtgtgtgtgtgtgtgtgtgtgtgtgtgtgtgtgtgtgtgtgtgtgtgtgtgtgtgtgtgtgtgtgtgtgtgtgtgtgtgtgtgagcgcgcccgtctctgtctgtctgtaaattTGATCTCCCATGAaatcaataacagaaaaaaaatcgcACCGCTTCACACAATATCAGGTTCAATTAAATTAATGAAAACTTTAAAATTTCGCACACAAAATGCTCGCCATGAATTTCAGGTGGAGAAGAATAGAAAATTgcgggacagggagggagggagagtgtgagatggaggacgggagggaagtagaggcaaggagaaagggaggagagtagaaTCTGTTGTTttgggaaatgagggagagaaggcttggagggagaggagggagactgaGTGAGTGTTTTGTTTATGATGTAGgctgtggaggagagagagagagagagagagagagagagagagagagagagagagagagagagagagagagagagagagagagagagagagagagagagagagagagagagagagagagaatttgattgattttgattttgatttattGGCCACTTTGCAAtacatggaaaaaataaaaaataaacactacTACATAAACAGGCAAGGTCCATTGAGCCGAAGCTCTATAACGGACCTGAAATAATAATTAGTACTAAAGAAATGTGCTGTGGCCCAGCCGCCACTCATTACCAAGAAATAGAACTATTACTTAATAAatacagtaagaaaaaaaatatatatccaatcatatatatacatatacatacatacacacacatacatatacatacacatacatatgcaTCCAGCCATccatgtacatatatacatatacatgtacacatatacacacacatgcacacatatacatacatacacatatacacagtcATAATAGTCATACTTATAATAATCCTAAAAAATCATTATGATTGTAATTATTGATATACACAGGTATAAACATTCACCACtggatatttatatctatacatgtagatacatataatcatgaaaaagcatacaagataatgacaatgatgatgataataataataatagcaataaacaataataataataataataataacaataataataataataataataataataataataataataataataataataataataataataataatatttataaacAGTAAAGAATAATTTTTAATAATAACTTAtgggaaaataatataattacaataaaaataataaaataaaaaaatacaaaataattataGAATCATAAGTTAATGCAATACAACACAGTACGATAATTCACGTTAttatatgatgataataataataataataataataataataataataataataataataataataataataataataataataataatagtcataacAATACTAATAGTAATAAACTACAAAAACtacataagatgattaaatacaaTGCTGACTTAATTTTGAAAGTAACCATCCAGGAGTATTTTCTTCAACGAATCCTTGAAAATGGTTCGTGAAGTGGATGTTTTGACAACTTGAGGAAGTGTATTCCAGCACTTGGATCCACGGAACTGTATACTTTGTTGGGCATGATTTGTTCTAGAGAGAGGGATTCTCAGGTTATTATTTCTGCCTTCATTCTGGTTTATTGAGATAAAGTAATTTTTATGTACTGGAAATGTGTGAAGGGCTCCGTATACAAATAAACATGATTGCAGGTGAATTACATCCGGGAGTTTTAGTAATTTGTGACTTGTGAAACAAGGGTTAGTGTGGTCAAACCTTTGGCAATATAACATTACTCTAATAAGTTTTTTTTGTTCAACAAAAAGACTGTTAATAAAAGTTACATAAGCACCTCCCCATAGTGCACAACAGTAAAGTAAATGTGGATAAACCAGCGACAAATAGATTTGCTTGCGAGATTCAGTGTTCATGTAATTCCTAGTCCTGTACATAATTCCACATATTCTACTTAATTTTGTCTTCATGGTGTCTATGTGCGACTTCCATTTCAATAAATTATCTAAAGTAACCCCTAAAAACTTAACTTCATTGACCTGCTTTATGAGTATGTTGTTAATAAAAATTGGGAGTTTGTGACATTAAGGGATGCGATACCATAAAGCTGGTTTTATCAATATTAAGTGTAAGTTTATTACTTTTAATCCAGTTAGCAACACTAATTAGTTCCTGATTTACTACCTTTGTCATTTCATTTATGTCAGATCCTGAAAGGAATAATGTAGTATCATCTGCATAAAGTAagaaatttaatttatttgtgCTTCGTGTAATATCactaatatataataaaaacaataacggTCCAAGAATGGAACCTTGTGGTACGCCAAAATTAACTTTATTATGAGATGACAATGCTTTATTAAATACCGTGTACTGTTGTCTATTACTTAAATAGCTTTTAAACCAATCATTAGTTTTTCCTCTGATTCCATAAACTTCAAGCTTTTTTAATAAAATAGGATGATTTATGgtatcaaaagctttagagaaATCACAAAAAACAGTTATTTGATAATGCTTGTCATCCATACTGTTGTAAATGTTATGACATAACTTATTAATTGCTAATTCTGTATTATATTTGGGTCTGAAGCCATACTGATGGTTTGACAATAATGAATGTTCACTTAAATAGTCCATTAATCT
This sequence is a window from Eriocheir sinensis breed Jianghai 21 chromosome 1, ASM2467909v1, whole genome shotgun sequence. Protein-coding genes within it:
- the LOC126985992 gene encoding uncharacterized protein LOC126985992 codes for the protein MRTNVGDLTHNFVLRHRADVVAVTETWLTEEVEPTFGKIQGYSHWVRKDRENRAGGGVAACFKDCLNVQKLEVTLPHRTEALFFRVALTDNSGLLLCVMYRPPRQRRAPLDCLTEELDTLLLRHQCSHVMVVGDLNFHLEQGAFDNLLTVQGLVNHVTFPTHERGGLLDPVLSDLPEASLRCQQLGPVGSSDHYAVLARVELTTEREDAVPRTIWLWERADWPSMRHAVEDTDWVTLLDGDAEAKARALTTKLLALQQEYVPSRVYLARPSDPAWFGFRCRVAAEAKHAAWERPDGSTATSSGDKASLMAELFAKKMKVGDPERPAPVLPQETDRVISSVSVTAGQVERLLSALDAGKAVGPDDISPRLLKNCAKELSGPLSAVFTSCLMECNGNLRHARPGNPRGVAALRGARVGTEGAKGRAARG